In Amycolatopsis endophytica, the following are encoded in one genomic region:
- a CDS encoding VOC family protein has translation MGIRKLGYVGLDVADLDGWTDLLGRTLGVGVTHEKYGTDELALAEIDEFKYRLALYRSTEDRPRELGWIVDSPWELDRLTQRLTGAGFAVADGSSEEKELRGATQLRWFTDPVGYRVELAVGEAKVRLGVDRPARGPGVTGLGHFVLASPKLRELRELYESVLEFKLTDYRAPGLFFFRCNRTHHSIALAHADTTSIHHLEFEHGSIDDVGRAYDRAKANDVPISINLGRHMNDKAISFYIRNPSGFHLEIGCGGIEVGDDWIPHDFGRSDEWGHHHAAANPFASPRS, from the coding sequence GTGGGAATCAGGAAACTGGGCTACGTCGGTCTCGACGTGGCCGACCTCGACGGGTGGACCGACCTGCTCGGGCGCACGCTGGGCGTCGGTGTCACCCATGAGAAGTACGGCACGGACGAACTCGCCCTTGCCGAAATCGACGAGTTCAAGTACCGCCTCGCGCTCTACCGGTCCACTGAGGACCGTCCCCGAGAGCTGGGCTGGATCGTGGACTCGCCGTGGGAGCTCGACCGGCTCACCCAACGGTTGACCGGCGCCGGGTTCGCCGTCGCGGACGGGTCGTCGGAAGAGAAGGAACTGCGTGGTGCCACGCAGCTGCGCTGGTTCACCGACCCGGTCGGCTATCGGGTGGAACTGGCGGTCGGGGAAGCCAAGGTGCGCCTGGGCGTCGACCGCCCCGCACGCGGGCCCGGCGTCACGGGGCTGGGACACTTCGTGCTGGCCAGCCCCAAACTGCGCGAACTGCGCGAGCTCTACGAGTCGGTGCTCGAGTTCAAGCTGACCGACTACCGCGCGCCCGGCCTGTTCTTCTTCCGCTGCAACCGGACGCATCACAGCATCGCTCTCGCGCACGCGGACACCACCTCGATCCACCACCTCGAGTTCGAGCACGGCTCCATCGACGACGTCGGGCGGGCCTACGATCGGGCCAAGGCCAACGACGTACCGATCTCGATCAACTTGGGCAGGCACATGAACGACAAGGCAATCTCGTTCTACATCCGGAACCCGAGCGGGTTCCACCTGGAGATCGGCTGCGGTGGCATCGAAGTCGGCGACGACTGGATCCCGCACGATTTCGGCCGTTCGGACGAGTGGGGGCACCACCACGCCGCCGCGAATCCCTTCGCTTCACCGAGGTCGTGA
- a CDS encoding 3-hydroxybutyrate dehydrogenase: MPDESGTDLSGRRAVVTGAASGIGAAVATRLAGLGVHVVVCDIDGEGAARTARRIGGEALTIDLSRTEELAAVEFDADILVNNAGIQHVAPVEQFEPDRFAFMLRLMLEAPFLLTRAVLPGMYERGWGRIIHVSSIHGLRASAYKSAYVSAKHGLLGLSKVIALEGAAKGVTSNCVCPGYVRTPLVEHQLADQAAAHGLGTDEVLSEVLLAKSAVKRLIEPGEVAGAVAYLCSPEASAVTGTELVLDGGWSAA; encoded by the coding sequence ATGCCTGATGAATCCGGAACCGACCTGTCCGGCCGGCGCGCGGTGGTCACCGGCGCGGCGAGCGGAATCGGCGCGGCGGTGGCGACCCGGCTCGCCGGGCTCGGCGTCCACGTCGTCGTCTGCGACATCGATGGCGAAGGAGCGGCGCGGACGGCCAGGCGGATCGGTGGCGAGGCGCTGACGATCGATCTGAGCCGGACCGAGGAACTGGCCGCTGTGGAGTTCGACGCCGACATCCTGGTGAACAACGCCGGGATCCAGCACGTCGCGCCCGTCGAACAGTTCGAACCCGACCGGTTCGCGTTCATGTTACGGCTGATGCTCGAGGCTCCGTTCCTGCTGACACGTGCCGTCCTGCCGGGAATGTACGAGCGCGGCTGGGGACGGATCATCCACGTGTCGAGCATTCACGGCCTGCGGGCGAGCGCCTACAAGTCGGCTTACGTCAGCGCCAAGCACGGTTTGCTGGGCCTGTCCAAGGTCATCGCGCTGGAAGGTGCGGCGAAGGGAGTCACCAGCAACTGCGTCTGCCCTGGCTACGTGCGCACGCCGCTGGTCGAGCACCAGTTGGCGGACCAGGCGGCGGCACACGGACTGGGCACTGACGAGGTGCTGTCGGAGGTCCTGCTGGCGAAGTCGGCGGTGAAGCGGCTGATCGAGCCCGGCGAGGTCGCCGGGGCGGTCGCGTACCTGTGTTCACCCGAGGCATCGGCCGTGACCGGCACCGAACTGGTCCTCGACGGGGGCTGGAGCGCGGCCTGA